One region of Cinclus cinclus chromosome 1, bCinCin1.1, whole genome shotgun sequence genomic DNA includes:
- the LOC134043848 gene encoding myosin-6-like: MADAVLAALGAAAPFLRPGERERLAATTRPFDPRAECFVPHPGHEFVKGRVVERQGGSVTVETELGEKVTVKEGDVHQQNPPKFDKIEDMAMLTFLHEPAVLFNLKERYAAWMIYTYSGLFCVTVNPYKWLPVYDPQVVAAYRGKKRNEVPPHIFSISDNAYQYMLTDRENQSILITGESGAGKTVNTKRVIQYFASIAAIGDRKKETANSSKGTLEDQIIQANPALEAFGNAKTVRNDNSSRFGKFIRIHFGATGKLASADIETYLLEKSRVIFQLKAERNYHIFYQILSNKKPELLEMLLVTSNPYDYGYVSQGEVTVASIDDSEELMATDSAFDVLGFTAEEKAGVYKLTGAIMHFGNMKFKQKQREEQAEPDGTEDADKSAYLMGLNSADLLKGLCHPRVKVGNEYVTKGQSVQQVYYSIGALAKAVYEKMFNWMVVRINNSLDTKQPRQYFIGVLDIAGFEIFDFNSFEQLCINFTNEKLQQFFNHHMFVLEQEEYKKEGIEWEFIDFGMDLQACIDLIEKPMGIMSILEEECMFPKASDMTFKSKLYDNHLGKSANFGKPRNVKGKSEAHFSLTHYAGTVDYNILGWLEKNKDPLNETVVGLYQKSALKLLAHLFSNYAGADSGGDSGKGKGAKKKGSSFQTVSALHRENLNKLMANLKTTHPHFVRCLVPNERKEPGVMDNALVMHQLRCNGVLEGIRICRKGFPNRILYGDFRQRYRILNPAAIPEGQFIDSRKGAEKLLGSIDIDHNQYKFGHTKVFFKAGLLGQLEEMRDERLSRIITRIQAQARGQLMRLEFKKIVERRDALLVIQWNLRAFMGVKNWPWMKLYFKIKPLLKSAETEKEMQNMKEEYGRLKDALEKSEARRKELEEKMVSMLQEKNDLQLQVQAEQDNLNDAEERCDQLIKNKIQLEAKVKELTERLEDEEEMNAELTAKKRKLEDECSELKKDIDDLELTLAKVEKEKHATENKVKNLTEEMAGLDETITKLAKEKKALQESHQQTLDDLQAEEDKVNTLTKGKVKLEQQVDDLEGSLEQEKKIRMDLERAKRKLEGDLKLTQENIMDLENDKQQLEEKLKKKEFEIHQQNSRIEDEQALALQLQKKLKELQARIEELEEELEAERTGRAKVEKQRSELSRELEELSERLEEAGGATSAQLELNKKREAEFQKLRRDLEEATLQHEATAAALRKKHADSVAELGEQLDNLQRVKQKLEKEKSELKLELDDLSANVEQLIKAKVAMEKLSRSMEDQAAEHLAKLEETQRVLNDANTQRAKLQTENGELSRQLEEKEALVSQLTRGKVSYTQQLEDLRRQLEEEMKGKNALAHALQSARHDGDLLREQYEEETEAKAELQRSLSKANSEVAQWRTKYETDAIQRTEELEEAKKKLAQRLQEAEEAVEAVNAKCSSLEKTKHRLQNEIEDLMADVERSNAAAAALDKKQRNFDKVLAEWKQKFEESQTELEASQKEARALSTDLFKLRNIYEESLEHLETFKRENKNLQEEISDLTEQLGASNKSIHELEKVRKQLDAEKLELQAALEEAEASLEHEEGKILRAQLEFNQVKAEYERKLGEKEEEMEQVKRNHLRMVESLQTSLDAETRSRNEALRLKKKMEGDLNEMEIQLSHANRGANEAQKQVKALQGYLKDTQLQLDDAARVGEDLKENVAMVERRNTLLQSELEELRGLVEQTERARKLAEQELIEASERVQLLHSQNTSLINQKKKMEGDISQLQTEVEEAVQECRNAEEKAKKAITDAAMMAEELKKEQDTSAHLERMKKNMEQTIKDLQLRLDEAEQLALKGGKKQLQKLEGRVRELENELEAEQKRNAESVKGLRKSERRVKELSYQTEEDKKNLLRLQDLVDKLQMKVKAYKRQAEEAEEQANTNLAKFRKAQHELDEAEERADIAESQVNKLRAKSRDIGAKKLHDEE; encoded by the exons ATGGCTGACGCGGTGCTGGCGGCTCTGGGTGCTGCGGCGCCCTTCCTGCGGCCTGGCGAGCGCGAACGCCTGGCGGCCACCACGCGTCCCTTCGACCCCCGCGCCGAGTGCTTCGTCCCCCACCCGGGACACGAATTCGTGAAGGGTCGGGTGGTGGAGAGACAAGGGGGGAGCGTCACCGTGGAGACCGAGCTGGGAGAG aaggTGACGGTGAAGGAGGGGGACGTGCACCAgcagaaccccccaaaattcgACAAGATCGAGGACATGGCCATGCTGACGTTCCTGCACGAACCCGCTGTGCTCTTCAACCTCAAGGAGCGCTACGCGGCCTGGATGATCTAC ACCTACTCGGGGCTGTTCTGTGTCACCGTGAACCCCTACAAGTGGCTCCCGGTCTACGACCCCCAAGTGGTGGCCGCATATCGGGGCAAAAAACGCAACGAGGTCCCACCCCACATCTTCTCCATCTCTGACAACGCCTACCAGTACATGCTGACAg ACCGCGAGAACCAATCCATCCTCATCAC cggTGAATCGGGGGCTGGGAAAACGGTGAACACCAAACGCGTCATCCAATACTTCGCCAGCATCGCCGCCATCGGCGACCGCAAGAAGGAGACGGCCAACAGCAGCAAG GGCACCCTGGAGGATCAAATCATCCAGGCCAACCCCGCGCTCGAGGCCTTCGGCAACGCCAAAACCGTCCGCAACGACAACTCTTCGAGATTC GGGAAATTCATCCGGATCCACTTCGGGGCCACTGGGAAGTTGGCGTCGGCCGACATCGAGACCT ACCTTCTGGAGAAGTCCCGTGTCATCTTCCAGCTGAAGGCGGAGCGGAATTATCACATCTTCTACCAGATCCTCTCCAACAAGAAGCCGGAGCTGCTGG AGATGCTGCTGGTAACCTCCAACCCCTATGACTACGGTTACGTGTCCCAGGGAGAGGTGACCGTGGCCTCCATCGATGACTCCGAGGAGCTGATGGCCACTGAC AGCGCCTTTGATGTCCTGGGCTTCACGGCTGAGGAGAAGGCTGGCGTCTACAAGCTGACGGGCGCCATCATGCACTTCGGCAACATGAAGTTCAAGCAGAAGCAGCgggaggagcaggcagagccGGACGGCACCGAAG ATGCCGACAAGTCCGCGTACCTGATGGGGCTGAACTCGGCCGACCTGCTCAAGGGCTTGTGCCACCCGCGCGTCAAGGTGGGCAACGAGTACGTCACCAAGGGGCAGAGCGTCCAGCAGGTCTACTACTCCATCGGGGCCTTGGCCAAGGCCGTCTACGAGAAGATGTTCAACTGGATGGTGGTGAGGATCAACAACTCCCTGGACACCAAGCAGCCACGGCAGTACTTCATCGGTGTCTTGGACATCGCTGGCTTCGAGATCTTTGAT TTCAACAGCTTCGAGCAGCTCTGCATCAACTTCACCAACGAGAAGCTGCAGCAGTTCTTCAACCACCACATGTtcgtgctggagcaggaggagtaCAAGAAGGAGGGCATCGAGTGGGAGTTCATCGACTTTGGCATGGACCTGCAGGCCTGCATCGACCTCATCGAGAAG cccatggggatcaTGTCCATCCTGGAGGAGGAGTGCATGTTCCCCAAGGCCTCGGACATGACCTTCAAGTCCAAACTCTATGACAACCACCTGGGCAAGTCGGCCAATTTCGGGAAGCCACGGAACGTCAAGGGCAAGTCCGAGGCCCACTTCTCGCTCACCCACTACGCCGGCACCGTGGACTACAACatcctgggctggctggagaagAACAAGGACCCCCTCAACGAGACGGTGGTGGGGCTCTACCAGAAATCTGCCCTCAAGCTCTTGGCCCACCTCTTCTCCAACTACGCCGGGGCAGACTCTG GCGGTGACAGCGGGAAGGGGAAAGGAGCCAAGAAGAAAGGTTCCTCCTTCCAGACTGTCTCAGCCCTGCACCGG gaGAACCTCAACAAACTGATGGCCAACCTCAAGACCACCCACCCCCACTTCGTTCGCTGCCTCGTCCCGAACGAGCGGAAGGAGCCGG gTGTGATGGACAACGCCCTGGTCATGCACCAGCTCCGCTGCAATGGGGTCCTGGAGGGAATCCGCATCTGCCGCAAAGGcttccccaaccgcatcctcTATGGGGACTTCCGCCAGCg GTACCGCATCCTGAACCCCGCAGCCATCCCCGAGGGGCAGTTCATCGACAGCCGCAAGGGCGCCGAGAAGCTCCTGGGCTCCATCGACATCGACCACAACCAGTACAAGTTTGGGCACACCAAG GTCTTCTTCAAGGCGGGgctcctgggacagctggaggaGATGCGGGACGAGCGCCTGTCCCGCATCATCACCCGCATCCAGGCGCAGGCGCGGGGGCAGCTCATGCGCCTCGAGTTCAAGAAGATCGTGGAGCGCCG GGACGCGCTGCTGGTGATCCAGTGGAACCTCCGGGCCTTCATGGGGGTGAAGAACTGGCCGTGGATGAAGCTCTACTTCAAGATCAAGCCCTTGCTGAAGAGCGCGGAGACAGAGAAGGAGATGCAG AACATGAAGGAGGAGTACGGACGGCTGAAGGATGCCCTGGAGAAGTCGGAGGCGCGGcggaaggagctggaggagaagaTGGTCTCCATGCTGCAGGAGAAGAACGACCTCCAGCTCCAAGTGCAGGCT gagcaggacaacctgaacGATGCCGAGGAGCGCTGCGACCAACTGATCAAGAACAAGATCCAGCTGGAGGCCAAGGTGAAGGAGCTGACAGAACGGCtagaggatgaggaggagatgAACGCCGAGCTGACGGCCAAGAAGAGGAAGCTGGAGGATGAATGCTCGGAGCTGAAGAAGGACATTGATGACCTGGAGCTGACCCTGGCCAAGGTGGAGAAGGAGAAACATGCAACCGAGAACAAG GTCAAGAACCTGACAGAGGAGATGGCAGGGCTGGATGAGACCATCACCAAGCTGGCCAAGGAGAAGAAGGCTCTGCAGGAGTCCCACCAGCAGACGCTGGATGACCTGCAGGCCGAGGAAGACAAGGTCAACACCTTGACTAAGGGCAAAGTCAAGCTGGAACAGCAAGTGGATGAT CTCGAaggctccctggagcaggagaagaagATTCGGATGGACCTGGAACGGGCCAAGAGAAAACTGGAAGGTGACCTGAAGCTGACCCAGGAGAACATCATGGATCTGGAGAACgacaagcagcagctggaggagaagctCAAGAA GAAGGAGTTTGAGATCCAccagcagaacagcaggatCGAGGATGAGCAGGCActggctctgcagctccagaaGAAGCTGAAAGAGCTACAG GCACGGATTGAGGAGTTGGAGGAGGAGTTGGAGGCAGAGCGGACGGGCCGGGCCAAGGTGGAGAAGCAGCGCTCGGAGCTGTCGCgagagctggaggagctcagtgagaggctggaggaggccGGCGGTGCCACCTCAGCGCAGCTGGAGCTCAACAAGAAGAGGGAGGCGGAATTCCAGAAGCTGCGGCGGGACTTGGAGGAGGCCACGCTCCAACACGAAGCCACGGCGGCTGCGCTGAGGAAGAAACACGCCGACAGCGTGGCCGAGCTGGGCGAGCAGCTGGACAACCTCCAGCGCGTCAagcagaagctggagaaggagaaaagcgAGCTCAAGTTGGAGCTGGATGATCTCAGCGCCAATGTGGAGCAGCTGATCAAGGCTAAG gtggccatggaGAAGTTGTCGCGCTCCATGGAGGACCAGGCCGCCGAGCACTTGGCAAAACTGGAGGAAACCCAACGCGTCCTCAATGACGCCAACACCCAACGGGCCAAGCTGCAGACGGAGAATG GTGAGCTGTCgaggcagctggaggagaaggaggcGCTGGTGTCACAGCTGACCCGCGGGAAGGTGTCCTAcacccagcagctggaggacCTGcggaggcagctggaggaggagatgAAG GGCAAGAACGCGTTGGCGCACGCGCTGCAGTCGGCCCGGCACGATGGCGACCTGCTGCGGGAGCAGTACGAGGAGGAGACCGAGGCCAAGGCCGAGCTCCAGCGCTCGCTCTCCAAGGCCAACTCTGAAGTGGCCCAGTGGAGGACCAAGTATGAGACGGATGCTATCCAACGCAccgaggagctggaggaggccAA GAAGAAGCTGgcacagaggctgcaggaggccgAGGAGGCCGTGGAGGCCGTCAATGCCAAATGCTCCTCCCTGGAGAAGACCAAGCACCGGCTGCAGAACGAGATCGAGGACCTGATGGCCGACGTGGAGCGGTCGAACGCGGCTGCCGCTGCCCTGGACAAGAAGCAGAGGAACTTTGACAAG gtgttGGCCGAGTGGAAGCAAAAGTTCGAGGAGTCGCAGACAGAGCTGGAGGCATCGCAGAAGGAGGCCAGGGCCCTCAGCACTGACCTCTTCAAGCTGAGGAACATCTACGAGGAGTCCCTCGAGCACCTGGAGACCTTCAAGAGGGAGAACAAGAACCTCCAAG AGGAGATCTCGGACCTCACGGAGCAGCTCGGCGCCAGCAACAAATCCATCCACGAGCTGGAGAAGGTCCGGAAACAGCTGGACGCCGAGAAGCTGGAGCTCCAAGCCGCTCTGGAGGAGGCTGAG gcCTCCCTGGAGCACGAGGAGGGGAAGATCCTGAGGGCGCAGCTGGAGTTCAACCAGGTGAAGGCGGAGTACGAGAGGAAGCTGGGcgagaaggaggaggagatggagcaggTGAAGCGCAACCACCTGCGCATGGTGGAGTCGCTCCAGACCTCGCTGGATGCCGAGACTCGGAGCCGCAACGAGGCCCTGAGGCTGAAGAAGAAGATGGAAGGTGACCTCAATGAGATGGAGATCCAGCTCAGCCACGCCAACCGTGGTGCCAACGAGGCCCAGAAGCAGGTCAAGGCTCTGCAGGGCTACCTGAAG gacacacagctgcagctggatgatgcagccAGGGTTGGAGAGGACCTGAAGGAGAACGTGGCCATGGTGGAGCGCAGGAACACCCTGCTGCAGTCGGAGCTGGAAGAGCTCCGGGGTTTGGTGGAACAAACCGAGAGGGCCCGGAAATTGGCCGAGCAGGAACTGATCGAGGCCAGCGAGAGGGTTCAGCTTCTCCACTCAcag AACACCAGCCTCATCAACCAGAAGAAGAAGATGGAGGGTGACATCTCCCAGCTGCAGACAGAGGTGGAAGAGGCCGTCCAGGAGTGCCGGAACGCCGAGGAGAAGGCCAAGAAGGCCATCACCGAC GCGGCCATGATGGCAGAGGagctgaagaaggagcaggACACGAGCGCACACCTGGAGCGGATGAAGAAGAACATGGAGCAGACCATCAAGGACCTGCAGCTGCGGCTGGACGAGGCCGAGCAGCTGGCGCTCAAGGGGGgcaagaagcagctgcagaagctgGAGGGGCGCGTGCGGGAGCTGGAGAACGAGCTGGAGGCCGAGCAGAAGCGCAACGCCGAGAGCGTCAAGGGACTGCGCAAGTCCGAGAGGCGCGTCAAGGAGCTCAGCTACCAG ACGGAGGAGGACAAGAAGAACCTGCTGCGGCTGCAGGACCTGGTGGACAAACTGCAGATGAAAGTCAAGGCCTACAAGAGACAGGCGGAGGAGGCG GAGGAACAGGCCAACACCAACCTGGCCAAGTTCCGGAAGGCGCAGCACGAGCTGGACGAGGCCGAGGAACGCGCCGACATCGCCGAGTCCCAGGTCAACAAACTGCGGGCCAAGAGCCGCGACATCGGAGCCAAG AAGCTGCACGATGAGGAGTGA